TCGAGAGCCCCCCTTAGCTCAGCACGAGCATCGGTAGTTTCCTTCAAATAGGCAACCACCTTCTTATCGGCCTTAGCTCGAATCATTCCGACTTCAACCTGGGCATCCACAACTTCGACCTTCATCTTCAAGAGCTCGGACTCGAGTCTTGGAATCATGTCCGATCGGACCAAGTTATTCTCGTGAGCGTTCTGAAGTTTCACTTCAAGGGTggaagccttggccaaagcatctTTCTTAGCCGATATCTGGGTGTCCACCCGAGCCTTTAGACTATCAAGTTCAAACTTGGCCTGACCAACATCGTTCCTAAGGCGTTCTAGgtcctccatctttttctgcagctAAAGTAAACGAAACATTAGCCTCAgaagatagaagaagaaatgCGCACTCCCTTGAAATAGAAGTTACCTGTTCCTCGAGGTAGCTTTCGTTGTTCAGACTGCAACTCGCCTCATACCGTAAGTGTGTCAATTCATCTTCCCTTTCATCACAAAGAAGCCCGAGGTATTTCTCCCATCTATGGCTTTTCGCAATCTGCCCTCACAGCGAAGCAACTCAGATTTGAGCTTGTTGAAAGCCTATAGAAGAAGAATGTGGTAAGAAAGTGAAAATCACAAAACTACAAAACCAGTACGAATGGCCGAAATCTACCTCTGAGTACAACCGCTGAGCTTCCTCGAGAGTTGAACGTACATCTACTGGTCTGACTCCATCTATCCCGGTAGAACCACTCCCAGTCGGCATACGGTCATCCAACATGCGTGGCCCCTGGCTTTGAACGCTCCTCGAAGTACCATCGACGGGAGAAGAAGTCGACGGCAAGGATCCCTCGTTCCTCGAAGTACcttcaatggaaaataaagatggCAGCAAAGGAGGGACCATTTTTCTAAAGCTAGAGACCTCGGGTACTGCAGGTTTAGCTGATACGCCCTCTCTAAGCCTCCAGACTGGACTCGTCTTGCTACAATCATTGTCATCCTGCAAAGGCCTTTTCTGCTTAGTGCTATTATTGTCATCACTTGGTCCTGAGGCCGGTGGTCTTTCTCCCTCTCCCAGAGGGCGTGATCCAGCTTCAGAAAACTCCCCAATGCCTACAATGGTTGAGTTAGTACATAGAAAGAATAAGTGCCCTTCCAAGAAAGGGGGGGGGTgcagcaaatcacatagcacgtaccgtggtgttttgcctcccacctATCCTTAGACAAAGCTCGTCATTTACGCTCATTAtaagtcgagtgggtcgccaacttccgaGCCCAATCCAGCAGGTGGGGGACACTCGCACGCCATCCATGAAATTGCTAcagaaaaggaaaggaagaagcATTTACGGAGCCCGCGTTCGCCACAACTAAAAAACTACAATGGCATGAGTATACCACTTATGTGTAAATTTTCACCCCTCAGGAAATGGAAAAAACTCCACAGGGATAACATCGACAGTCCATACTCAAACGAATCGGCTCATCCACCCACGATCTccgtcttcttcatcatcaacaaacaaactctcttggccacaagtaatgttgccatgtggctaaagcccttaccaaagcatatagctctttgtcataagtggaatagttcaatgtggctccacttaacttttcactaaagtaggcaataggtttagaatcttgcatcaaaacagcacctattcctttgcccgaagcatcacattcaatttcaaaagatttagaaaaatcaggcaattgtaacaatggagcagaacataacttttctttcaacaagttaaaagcatcatcttgttcttttccccatttaaaaatcttatcctttttaataacttcagttaaaggagaagcaatggtactaaagtctctcacaaacctcctataaaaactagcaagtccatgaaaactcctaacttcagttacactcttaggtttaggccattcttttattgctttgattttctcttcatcaacctcaactcctttagaactaactacaaaacccaagaaaatcacacgatccacataaaaagtacactttttaagattagcaaataaaaattgctttctaagaacttcaaaaacttgttttaggtgttctacatgctcttctaaagtgttagaaaagaccaagatatcatcgaagtacaccacaacaaattttccatgaaaatccttaaaacatgattcattaatctcatgaaagtactaggtgcattagtcaagccgaaaggcataactaaccactcataaagcccatatttggtcttaaaagcagttttccattcatctccaggattcattcgaatctgatggtaaccactttttagatcaattttagaaaagattttggatccatgtaattgatccaacatgtcatcaagacgaggaatagggtggcgatactttaccgtaatcttgttgattgctctacaatccacgcacatcctccaagttccatccttttttggtaccaataggacgggaaccgagcaagggctcatgctctctctcacaaaacctttctcaagcaactcctcaacttgcctttgaagttcttttgtctcttctggattactcctataggctggcctatttgggatttgtgatccaggtacaaaatcaatttgatgctcaatgccacgtaaaggtggcaatccattaggaatatcttctggaaagacatcttcaaaatcctgcaaaagagaagaaatactacttggcaaagaagaagttagcaactcagaattaatcaaagtctctttgtaagtaagtagtattatgggcagcccctcttttcttgcatttaaacactctttggtttttatataaaaactctctttttttctttccttaacctctttcctctcaccaagactgtctattttttcattcaaacccttttttatctcttctctcaaattgctgccctctctctctttctctcggccatctctctttttttctaattcttggccttctttcttttctttttcctcaagctcactttttatctctccccttggttttcccattgtttctcttaatctcttttgatcttcaaacacttgagaaggagataaaggtgcaagagtaaatttcctgccatttagttcaagagaatatctattctttcttccatcatgaaaaacattcctgtcatactgccaaggacgacccagtaagatatgacaagcttgcataggtattatgtcacaaagaatatcatccttatatctaccaacattaaatgaaatcatgcactgtttgtgtttacctttagttcaccactatcatttaaccattggagtctatatggagtagggtgtttcatgcatgcaagtcccaatttttccacaaagtatgaactcaccacattagcacaactaccactatcaatgatcatagagcaagtttttccctttatcccacacctagtatggaatatattctccctttgttcttcactattgcttgccaaattgatagtcataatccttctaactaccccaatcatgccctcattaggtagttctacatcatcttcatcactcacatctccctcttcttctccctcacctttttcactctcatatcctccatcttctctaagaatgatgtttcttctacttggacattcatgcatcatatgtccccttcctttacatttatgacattgaatagaactagaaggtgtaaaaggtttagggttaaaggttttacctccctctttgttctcaaatttacctttacccttgtcttcttgaggtctagaagaactcttcatttcattatatggccatggcttcttggagatggtgcttgtccgacctttccacgagctagtctgctttcttttattttgattttctatctttacagacaaatcaactaactcatctattgttacatattgctgtaattctactacatcagctatttccttatttaaaccatttaaaaacctagccattgtagcctcttcttcctctgtacaattagcttggatcatagccatatccatagccttaaagtactcatccacagacatggacccttgcttcaatgtttgaagacgttgttgtagctctctttgaaagtgtgatggcacgaatctcttcctcatcaccctcttcatctcagcccaagtagcaactggtgcttgtccttcttgcaatctgtccctagcaagctttttccaccaaatagcagcatagtcagaaaactcaacaacaacaagtttaactttcttaccctcagagtagttatgacaatcaaagatggcttcaacctttctctcccaatcaaggtacaagtctgggtcccttgctcccttgaatgatggcatcttcatctttatactacttatattatcatcttctactctacctctttgtcccctcctatctcttcccaccctatcaaaatcaatatcattaaaatcatctatagggttttcttgatttacaatgggagcatggggtacatttctcctagcttggggtctaacattattttccctcctaagttcagctattgtatcattttgatcagcaatggtatccctcatctcttggagttgcaaattcaacctttcaaattgttgatgcatagcttgcaaggtaaaatcatttcttgctttgatttcagcttcttggagaacccttcgttcatcatcactacctgtacgcgacatctttaaaaaaaaagtgtaaactgtatcacaaaaattagctctctttttttttctcggaataacctttgaacaaaatactttgtagatttataattaaacccaactcgtatgaaattcttagtagtaaaattcagatttttggggaactaatgaaagaaaaaccaaatcctagaactattaggctcggttgaaacatgacgcgaacaaaaaggaaaggattatatgtttagattagaaagagtaagaaaatctaggatcccctcttcttgtttcctttgttaatttttggtaacaaattagatacaaaagaaatatcccggagagcacgcaattctattttttgttctaaaaactgattttcgttttttttttaattttttttgtctttccttttctttgctcttagtattcaagaaattccaagacttaccaagaacgaaatcttgataaaaaccgctctgataccacttgataacaactaggtcgggaatccaaattagagtaagaatttgagaagtaaatgcggaagcaataacaacaaggaattgaacaactagaattaaagagacgaaaataaaggatatgggacgaattcaaggaaagaattccaagaacttccaagaacgtaagttctatagccttgacaagatcaaagtaacaacgtcttgatttatggaagaaatcaaacgcctttacttaaaaagcaaatcaaaacaatagattcggatcttgaccactttacgagtaacttgagacaacaattaataactagtattaatcgccttctaagaataccacaaaggaatcaaagatatcataaaagagaagtaatcttactaccttgaactaagaactagtaaaggttgaaagataaatctcaaagcacaagtaacaaaggttcaaaagaactctcaaagtatgatatacttaatcaataaatgttgtgtcttatgaatgagaagaactccttatttataggagttaaaagcacttaaaataatgtagggggttgctaaaaagtcatctaaattaggtagggggctgctaggggtcacaatagccatcaaacttaggtaggtggctcctaaggggtaacaaaagccatcaaaattaagtggggggcggccaaatccttttggggcagatttgggccttaaaactattagtttgggccattggtttggactccaattgggctccttttgaaacacccccttttggacctcttttaaggtcattttgagccttgttggtggacttcaagggcttatttggtaacccaatcttcctcctcttggacttcaatttggactaccaaataattgtaaaacttggacaattcatctcctttgagcttgagctcttcctctacaattaaaagcttctttatttgccattaaagtctagcaaccttagcttgcaactctttagcttgagatcttgtaaatggccttggagcttccaaaactctatcatctctaacattgtccttaactatatccttgttaTTGATGATAtcactcctggtcattctacccaaagtgttatttcgtatgtgaaggctcggcgtatggtcgagaaggggtgtttggcatatttggcttatgttcgtgactcCAATGTTGAGGTTCCctatattgattctgtgcccgtggttcgtgagtttcctgaggttttcccttcagacctgtcggggatgccaACCGACTGGgacattgatttctgcattgatctggctccgggcacttagcccatttctattccgccatattgaatggccccgccggagttgaaagagttaaaggaatagttgcaggatttgcttgagaagggtttcattagacccagcgtttcgccttggggtgcgccagttttgtttgtaaagaaaaaggatgcttcgatgagaatgtgcattgattaccggcaattgaacaaggtcacaattaagaataagtatccactgccgaggattgatgatttgttcgatcaacttcagggttccaagggattttcaaagattgacttgagatctggctaccaccagttgagaattagggcatccgatgtccctaaaacagcttttcgcactcggtacgggcattatgagttcttggttatgtcattcgggttgaccaatACCAAGCAGCgtttatggagttgatgaaccgagtgttcaggccttatttggacttgttcgtgatagtctttattcatgatatcttgatatattccagcaaccaggaggagcacgagcaacacctCAGattggttcttcagactctgaaggatagtcagttatatgctaagttctcgaagtgtgagttctggttgagttcagtggcattcctgggtcacattatatcagtagagggtattcaggttgatccaaagaagattgaggcagtcaagaactggcctaaaccagcatcagctatagaaattcggagtttcttgggattggcaggctactatcgtcggttcgtggaggggttctcatctgttgcagccccgatgaccaggttgacccataaggtgcctagttcagatggtcagacgagtgtgaggcgagcttttagaggctcaagacagccctgattacggcaccggtgttagtttttcccacaggttcagggccttacaccgtttattgtgatgcatctcgcattggactgggtgcagtgttgatgcaggatggcaaggtcgaTCGATCATTAATTCACTTCTTTAGGAAGGAGCTGAGAGGGTTCGGACCGGGGTGATTTCGCGAGTAGATGGCCCGGCATTCAAGCAATCAATCATTCTTTCTATCGGAACCTTCGAGACAGTAGAAGTCTGACCTTCCCATCTTCATCTATCGGCTCAGGGCCTCATTAACGTGCTCGTCTGCGAGCTATGCTGGTTCTGTAGAGTAATGGCCGCGCAACAACGAGAGAGAGAGGCGGGCTTGGCAACAGACCGCGTCACGGCTATTCCATTCCTTCTGTACTACAGTTCGGTGCCTATGCTTCAAGgcagctgaaggttcatgagaagaactatccagtgcatgatttggagttggcagccattgttcacacattgaagatttggaggcattaccagtatggcgtggcatgtgagttgttcacagatcataagagtcttcagtatttgttcaagcaaaaggagttgaatttgaggcagaggaggtggttggagttgttgaaagattatgacatcactatcctatatcaccgggaaaggccaacgtggtggccgatgctttgagtagaaagtcagccagtatgggcagtcttgcttatattccagtcgatgagaggccgcttgctttggatgttcaggctttggccaatcgatttgtgaggttggatatttctgaccctagtcgagtattagcttgcacggtcgctcgttcttcgttattggagtgtatccgtgatcggcagtttgatgatccccatttgtgtgtccttagagacacggtgcagtgtgagggtgccaagcaggttaccttaggtgatgatggagttctgagattgcagggtcgagtttgtgtgcctaatgtggatgggcttcgagagttgattttagaggaggcccatagttcccggtactttatccatccgggcgccgctaagatgtatcaggatttgcggtagcattattggtggcgtagaatgaagaaagatatcgttgcctctgtggctcggtgtttgaattgtcaccaggttaagtatgagcatcagaggcctggtggtttatttcagaggattgagcttcccgagtggaagtgggagagaatcactatggacttcgttactggacttccgttgacccgggagaagtttgatgcagtttgggtcattgttgataggctgaccaagttagcgcatttcattcctatggcagtctcctattcgtccaagaggttagctgagatctatatccgggagattgttcgtcttcatggtgtgccggtatctatcatttcggaccgaggtacgcagttcacctcacgtttctggagagcagttcagcgagggttaggcacccaggttgagttgagtacatcatttcatcctcagacggatggacagtccgagcggactattcggatattggaggatatgctccgagcttgtgttattgactttggaggttcgtggaataagttcttgcctttagcagagtttgcctacaacaacagctaccggtCGAGTATCTAGATAGctctttatgaggctttatatggtaggcggtgtcgatctccggttggatggtttgagccgggagaggcttggttgttgggtacaagatttggttcaggagtcctttgacaaggtcaggatcattcaggataggcttcgtacagctcagtccaggcaaaagagctatgcagatcgtaaggttcgagatgtggcttttatggttggtgagcaggTGTTGCTCCGAGTGACGCCTATggagggcgtgatgagatttgggaagaagggcaagcttaggttcattggtccatttgagatccttgatcgagtgggagaggtggcctatagacttgcattgccgcctagcttatcaatcgtgcatccagtgtttcatgtgtccatgcttcggaaatatcacgacgatccatcccacgtgttagatttcagcactgtccagttggacaaggatttgtcgtatgaggaggagccggtggctattctagaccgacaggttcgccaACTGAGGTCggagagttttccttcggttcgtgttcagtggaaaggccagccccctgaggcatcgacctgggagtccgagtccaatatgcgggaccggtatcctcatcttttccccgactcaggtacttcttctgtccgttcgaggatgaacgattgttttagaggtggagaatgtaatgacccaaaagggtcatcacctgtttctaattgaaatTTGTGTCTCCGAGGctctgaaaacctcatttagagtcgcctcgatttgtgtgcgcagtccaggcgcgtagccggaaagcttaaatgtaaaatcttgtgaaaattgctaagttttgacctcgaaatgaataaatttgacttcggtcaacatttgaggtaaacgaacccggacccgtgatttgacaatcctggagggtccgtatgaaaatatgggactcgagcgtatgcccgaaatcgaattccgaggtccccagcccgagttatgaatttttaagtgaaattgttctctgaaaatatttaaagaaaatggaaatgaaatttgattagaaagcaatggtatcgggcccgtattttggttctggcgcccggtacgagtcttatatatattttgaatcactcctgtaaagtttggttaaaaacggacgtcatttgacgtgatccggacccaaattgggaaaattgatgtttaaaaggaaatctgagaaatttcatggatcttgaggctcaattcgatgttcatgttgttatattggtgatgtgatcacacgaatatgtttgtagggtgtttttgaggtagtgtgcatgcttggtttagagtttcgagggctcgtgtgagtttctagtaggttccgggatgccttaggctttagaagatcagatgttgcaggttcaggaattttgacaggtctctgaaccctcttgcgTGGTCCGCAAGCAATCACGTGCGACCGCGGTTGCCTtgagcggtccgcggtgggtgttGTGCGGTCGTGGTTGGcttggtgcggtccgcacgggGCAATGAtccgcaggtcttcagggagcctgcgcggtccgcggtgggaacttcagaggggtataaatacatgtgaatttcaattattttacacttttcaaaaccccaaaacataagaggcgattttccaaacaacttttcttatccgaaacgattggtaagtgatttctaacttattttcttcacttcttaacatcttttaacatgatttcaacttcaaatcaaagattttcatgggaaaattgggtgatgtgggtagaacctaggtttttctaaaattagggatttggacctcaatttgaggtctgatttcaaaacaatcCATATATAtgaatttgtgggggaatgggtaatcgggttttggtctgaacctcgggttgcgaccacgtgggcccgggggtgaattttgacttttgggtaaaactttggaaaactcattttcatgcattggggttgattcatttagcatttattaatgtgattaagtaacttatgactagattcgagcggattggtggtggaatcaagaggtaaagctataattgagacttgagtggtgttcaaggcatcgaggtaagtgtttggtttaaccctagcttcagggattaggagttgagtcatatttgctacttgcttcttgttgagtacgatgtataggcatggtgacgagtactaaacgttggtgtcaagcatgaccgtgggtcttaacttgaaagttgttgtgtttttgaatgacaccttgtatactttaattaatgatcctctatgattaagtatttccattaattgaactgagtactagcaaagtgagattggttatagctgattctcccttgctgggatgactatttcgatatccttgttcccttgccgggaagttattatattacttgtgttcccttgccgggatttcttgtgattgtatgatattatgaaatgggagcaggtggtacgcctaccataagattgatgaaatgggagcgggtggtacgtctaccacaagatattatgaaatgggagcgggtggcacgcctaccacaagatataatgaaatgggagtgggtggtacgcctaccacaagatattatgaaatgggagtgggtggtacgcctaccacaagatataatgaaatgggagcgggtggtacgcctaccacaagatataatgaaatgggagcgggtggtacgcctaccacaagatattttgaaatgggagtgggtggtacgcctaccacaagatattatgaaatgggagcgggtggtacgcctaccacaagatataatgaaatgggagcaggtggtacgcctaccacgagatagaatgaaatgggagcgggcggtacgcctaccacgagatatgagaaatgggatcgggttgcacgcctgcaacaagaggaaactgaaagtgaaagttgcatTTAtgttcttcatttgtgatagaagttatagtgctagcttccttattattccctgttatttcttttaactgctatcctcGAAGCATGTTCCCGttccccagctttaactgcttattacttgtttacttttccgccatatattatataactttacaggtttatctggagtctggtcctagcctcgtcactacctcaccggggttaggctagaGACGGTGCACATggggcatgatttctataaaaggGTACTGATTTTAAACTACTGGACATGATGCCAGACGATAACCAGTTAGATCCTAAGCACATGGTGTCTATGTGCGGTAATGTAGAATCTAAGACAATTCCTCTAGATaggttctctaaatgcagagttaaatatgcagactttaggtcctataggcatattctctagatgtagaacatgcagaattttagtgaaaacagatcttataggcatgatatctaaattgcagagttaaatatgcagaattttaggtcctataggcatgatatctacccttaagcatgcacaattacccagcccttttcactagccaaaccCCAacatttattacaaattattacaagctGAATAacgaattacatcagaaaattgtaaaaagaaaaaaaaagttacaaccaaaggaagcctgattcttgacttcctctctgagttatggaataaaccatcTCAACTGccat
This sequence is a window from Nicotiana sylvestris chromosome 3, ASM39365v2, whole genome shotgun sequence. Protein-coding genes within it:
- the LOC138868121 gene encoding uncharacterized protein — encoded protein: MHQQFERLNLQLQEMRDTIADQNDTIAELRRENNVRPQARRNVPHAPIVNQENPIDDFNDIDFDRVGRDRRGQRGRVEDDNISSIKMKMPSFKGARDPDLYLDWERKVEAIFDCHNYSEGKKVKLVVVEFSDYAAIWWKKLARDRLQEGQAPVATWAEMKRVMRKRFVPSHFQRELQQRLQTLKQGSMSVDEYFKAMDMAMIQANCTEEEEATMARFLNGLNKEIADVVELQQYVTIDELVDLSVKIENQNKRKQTSSWKGRTSTISKKPWPYNEMKSSSRPQEDKGKGKFENKEGGKTFNPKPFTPSSSIQCHKCKGRGHMMHECPSRRNIILREDGGYESEKGEGEEEGDVSDEDDVELPNEGMIGVVRRIMTINLASNSEEQRENIFHTRCGIKGKTCSMIIDSGSCANVVSSYFVEKLGLACMKHPTPYRLQWLNDSGELKVNTNSA